The genomic stretch CTGTGTAAAAAATCTCACCATTTGCGGCAGAGATTAAGAGACTGTAACTTTTAAGTTCCGAATCTTTTAGCCCGTGTTCCCTGTATTTCTCAAGATGCGAATTCTCAAGTGCCGTAACAGTAAACTTTCCTCTGAAATCAACTTTTTTACCCGTCTCAATTTTCTGGAAATTAAGAGCGAACGAGAGTCTGTCTTCAAATAAAAAACTTTTTGCCAGCATCTCTTTTAAAAAGTTAATATTGCTCTTCGATACAAAAATGTCTACAGGAAGCTGCTTCTTACCGAGTTTCATCTGCTGAAGCAACGATAGTATCCCCGAGAAATGGTCGGGATGGAAATGAGTGATTAGTATCCCGTCTATCTCATTAAACCCGATACCAAGCCGTAACAATGCCCTGCTGATGCCATCCCCGGCATCCACGAGGAGATTGTAGGAATCTGACCGGATAAGAAATGAAGAGTGGAAGCGATTTAGTGATGATTTGCCTGACCCCGATCCTGTGAAAACTAATTTTATGGTATCAGACATATTGTTTCTGTCAGGTTTGTGAACAAAACTGGTTTATCTATTCCCCGGTCTCATCGGGGCTGCTGTCATCCAAAAAGTAATCAAAATCGGAACCCGGAAACTCATTTTCGACGGCAAAGACACAATTATTTGCTTTTCGGAAATTTTCTGTGGCTATGTAATAAAGGTATAACCCCGCATAGGCAGCAACTGCAAATTCCGATCTTGGATATCTTGCTAAAAGTGTTTCGAGAAGTGTGATCGATTTTTCTCCGTCACCAGCAAGAAGAGCCTTTATGTAAAGATCCACAGGGGTTTCGGGCTTTCCTGCCAAAGCGGTGGAAATCTTCTTCAACTCTTCAAAATTCTCCTTTTTGTAGAGGTCGAACACTTCCTTCGGGGTTACATTCTGACCAAAAAGGTTTGAAGCAACTGTCATAACAAAAAAGAGAAAAAGAATCTTTTTTTTCATACTCACTAAACTGCCGATGCCTGATATTTTTCAAATACCGTTACCACTTCTCCAAAAAGGGTGGCAGATGTGACTCTGTCGATTTTTATATCAACATAATCACCAGTCGAGATATTTTCATCAACAGGGAAAATCGCAACTTTATTGGTGTCGGTTCTTCCCGCAAAAAACTTGTCGCTCTTTTTTGAGAAACCTTCCACCAGCACTCTTTCAGACTTCCCAATCATCAGATTGTTGAGTTCAAGAGAGTGTCTCTGCTGCAGTTCTATTATCTGTTGCAATCTTCTTGTTTTCACTTCCTCAGGCACATCATCACCCATCCTGTATGCCTTGGTACCCTCTCTTGGAGAATACTTGAACATGTAGGCTCCGTCATACTTTACTTTGTCCATCAGCTCAAGTGTCATCAGGTGATCCTCGAGTGTTTCAGTCGGAAAACCGGTAATTATATCGGTCGAAAAACTTACCCCGGGAATGATTTTTCGGGCTTTTTCTATCAAATTTAAGTAGTGCTCCACAGTGTATGTCCGGTTCATTAATTCAAGTATTCTGTTCGAACCGGACTGAACAGGAAGATGAATATAGTTGCACAGATTGTCATACCCGGCAATGGTCTCAAGCAGTTTATCGGAAAGATCCTGCGGATGCGATGTCGTAAACCTTACCCTCATCCCCGAATCAACGCCGGCAACAGCCGCCAGAAGATCGGCAAAATCGCTGCCGTTATCATCATATGAATTTACATTCTGCCCGAGAAGCGACACTTCCCTGAATCCCTTCATCGAAAGTTGTTCCACTTCCTTCACAATCGACTCAAGACTCCTGCTTCTTTCCCTTCCGCGGGTGTAAGGAACTACACAGAAGGTACAAAATTTGTCGCATCCCCGCATTACTGATATCCAAGCCTGCAAACCCTCTTCCCTGTAGGGCATAATGTCGTCATAAGTTTCGGTGCGCGAAAGTTTTACTCCAATTCCTTTTCCGCCACTGTAAACAACATCGAGAAATTCGGGCAGTCTTCTGTATTCATCGGGACCAACCACCATATCGACAAGTTTTTTCTCCTCGATAAGATTCTTCCTGAGTCTCTCTGCCATGCATCCGAGAATTCCGACAACCATGTCGGGTTTTTTATCTTTCAATGTCTTCAGGTTGCCCAGACGCCCGTAAATTCTTTGTTCCGCATTTTCGCGAATGCTGCATGTGTTCAAAAAAACCACATCTGCTGATAGTACATCATCTGCAAGGTCGTAGCCATTGTTGTTCAGAATGCCCATCACCAGTTCTGTGTCGGCGGTGTTCATCTGACATCCGTATGTCTCAATATATACTTGTTTTTTCTTCATCAAATCTTTTTATGGTCTAACTTATGATTCCGGCATGACTCCGGAAAATGAATTATTTAAACAATAAATATAATCAAAATTTATCTTACCATTTACCGGTTATAAGTGCCCCCTGTACTCATTGTTTCTAAGGAACATTTAATAAATTGCACGGTTAAATACACAGTTTTATCCAACAATTATATGGATTCTGCCATGAAAACCAATGTATTTATTGCTTTCTTTTTTATTCTCTTTTCCGTAGCCCTGTTCTCACAGGATGTGGCTAAAAATAGTGTAAAACTTGACGGAGTGTCGGTGGGAATGACCATGGACGAGGTCTATAAGGCAATTAAAGCACCATTTACACCGGGTGCAAACGACAAAATCTGGATATTCTTTGACAACAACCTGACAGTCGAGTTTGATGACAAAGACCTTGTCTCGGATGTTACTACCGAAAATCCGGGTTCCGTTCTGGAATTTAACGGGAAAACGATTGAAAATGGATCGGATGTCAAAAAAGCACTTGAAATTCTGGGGAAGCCCGATCACATAAATAAAACAGAAATGGTTACTGAATACACTTACCAGAACCTCGGAATTCTCCTTCTCACTTATGCCGATGACGATACATTAGTGCTTATCAGCATATTCAAACTTTAATAATGCCGCAGCAGTTTTTCAGGCTAAAAAGAGATTAAAATAAAAAGAGGTTGCCCCCAACCGGCAACCTCAAATATTTTCTATTTCTCCCACACCCTGATCGGAAGTACCGTCATAGGTATTCCTTGGAGAGTGAGTCGTTTTTGAATCGAAGCACCAGTTTCGTTGTGGAGCAGTCTTTGATAGAATTTCTCTTTCTCGAATACAAGTTTGCCGCTGAAGAATGAGGCAAGAGGGAAATCTTCGGCAACCTTTAGACAAAGCTTTGAACCTTCATCCGCGACATCGGTACCGACAGAAATTCGTGATTCGGCTACCAGTCCAAGCTCATTCGCAAATTTGATGTATTTGTCAACATTAGCCTGTGTGTATTTCCTGATGTTCTCCATTTCGTCACTCCCCTTAAAAACACCCGAATCGATAACACCGACTGATACAAATAGAATCTGTTTGTAAAATTTCGGGAATTTTTTTAACAATTGCAGTATCGAGTGTATTCCCAATCCGCCATAACCTGAAACCAGGAGCACCGCAACAGGTTCATTTTTATCGATGGTTTTTGAAGCGGTTTCTTTCGATTTATCGTCTGCAACTGGAATATCCAACAGTATCTCCGAGAGACCCCTTACCTTTTTCATGACTTTGAAGTAATGTCGCTTTATTAATGCACAGAACAGTACGAGTCCCATGGTAATGATCACAGTTAACCACGCGCCATCGAGGAATTTCTCCACAACAACAATTGTAAGAATCGAGAAACAGAGTATGAATGCAACGATGTGAATTGTGAGATTTTTCTTCCAGTGAGGAAGCGAACCCTTCTTCTTGATCCAAAACAGGGTCATTCCAAGTTGCGTCAAAGAAAAAGTTACAAATACATTTATAGAGTACATTGTAACCAATGCATCAACACTTCCGTCAGTGTACCAGAGAATAAGCAGAGCTGCAGTCCCGATCAGAATGATGCCATCCTGCATGGTCAGACGGTCGGAAAGTGAGCTGAATCTGTGAGGCAACCACGAATCTATCGCCATGTTAGCCATTACTCTCGGACCATCAATAAATCCCGTCTGTGCAGCCACAAAAAGAAGAAGTGCCTCCGCAACGAGGGTGAGTATCACAAACCAAGTGCCAATTCCCATCGATTCGATCATTACGGCATTGAGTGTTTTCCCCTCAACCGTTTTAACGCCTGCGAGAAGATAAATAATAAGTATGGCTGACGCAGTAAATGCGAGCGAACCTGCCATATAAAACATCGTTCTTTTGGCTGTTTTTACTTTGGGCTCACGCATAATCTGGATACCGTTCGAAACAGCTTCAATTCCGGTATATGTACCTGCACCCCTGGAATATGCATTTGCGAACAACAGAAACATTCCTCCGATACCGAGGGTGGTTGAACTTTCATTGAAGTCTTTCACCACATCACCGGCTGTGGAAGCGATGTTGTCAATGTGAATAAAGAAAGATCCGAAGATTACCACAATGTGGGTGACAACAAATAGGAGAAAGATGGGGACGAGTATGGAAATTGATTCTTTTACTCCTCTTAAATTCATCAATATCAGAATTACAATTACCACTGAGTTTACATAAACGATATTGTAATGCCATTCTAACGGAAGGAAACTGAAAACCTGGGATGTCCCTGAGGCTATTGAAACCGTAATGGTGAGAATATAATCCACTATCAGGGCACTTCCCGATATTACACCGAACGAACTTCCTAACAGTTTGGTGGCGACTACATAACCACCTCCACCGTGAGGGAAATGTTCAATAATTTTGGTATAGGAATACGATATTATTATTACTGTAACTGCTGTTGCAACAGCTAGAAATATCGCAATGCTTGTATGGCCCCCCAAAGCTCTGAAAGCTTCATCGGGTCCATAGGCAGATGAACTTAATCCGTCCGCTCCCAACCCTACCCATGCAAGAAATGCTGCCAACGATATTTTATGGAAAATATCAGGATTGTTGAGATCCTGAGGCTTTCCCAACAGGAGATTTTTTATTTGTTTCATATCTCAAATGACTATATTTACGAATATAACAGGCTGCAAATTGAAACTCTCCCGAAGTATCACTGATTTGCACAATTTATCGTAAAAACGGGTCTCGATTAAAAAGCCGTCTCACATCAGTTTGTCAAACTTCTAACAGGAGCGGGTATCCTTCCACCTCTCCCGAAGAAAACATCGGCGCTTAAAACCTTCACGGGCATTATCGGGGCTTTACCCAGCAATCCACCGTAATCAACCGACTCACCGACACTTTTGCCATAAGCCGGTATAAGCCGGCAGGCAGTCGTTTTTTCATTTATCAAACCGATGGCTGCCTCATCTGCTATGATTCCTGCAATGGTGTTCACAGGTGTATCACCGGGAATAGCGACCATGTCGAGTCCAACTGAACAAACTGCTGTCATCGCTTCAAGTTTTTCGATAGTCAGATGTCCCTTTTCGGCAGCAGAAATCATCCCCTGGTCTTCACTCACAGGAATAAAAGCTCCGCTCAATCCGCCAACGGAAGAACTTGCCATAAGTCCCCCCTTTTTCACACTGTCATTCAGCATGGCGAGTGCTGCGGTGGTTCCGGGGGCACCGACATCTTCCAAACCGATCTCTTTCAGAATATCTGCAATACTGTCACCTTCTGCAGGAGTTGGTGCAAGGGAAATATCGACAATACCAAATTCCACACCATCTTTTTCAGCAACTTTTCTCCCGACCAGTTCACCGGCACGCGTAATTTTGAAGGCTGTTTTCTTGATAACTTCTGCGATATCCTGAATTGAAGCCCCTTTGTGTCCCTTTAGTGCCTCAAGAACCACTCCGGGACCACTTACTCCGACATTTAGTGTTGCATCTCCTTCGGTTATTCCATGGAATGCACCCGCAATGAAAGGATTGTCTTCAACCGCATTGCAGAAAACCACAAGCTTTGCACAGCCAATCGAGAATTTTTCTCTCGTTATGTAAGCCGTCTCTTTAATCACCTGTGCCATCAGTTTTACGGCGTCGATATTGATTCCGGCTTTTGTTGACCCGATATTAACGCTCGAGCATACTTTTTTTGTGGTCGCAAGTGCCTGTGGAATGGATAGAATGAAATTTTTCTCACCCGGAGTCATCCCTTTCTGAACCAAAGCAGAATATCCGCCGATGTAATCGATCCCTATCTCCATAGCAGCCCTGTCCATAGCTTCTGCTATCTTCACATACTCTTCAGATGAAAAACTGTCACCAATAAAAGAAACGGGAGTAACCGCCACCCTCTTGTTTGCAATCCTCAACCCATAGGCAGCTTCGACCGATTCGGCATTCCTCACATGATTCCCTGCCAGACGGGTAATCTTTTCATAAATCTTTTGTGTAACCACATTGATGTTCCTGTCGCTGCAGTCCCTCAAATTGATACCCATAGTGACAGTCCTGATGTCGAAATGTTCGACCTCACTCATCATGATGGTTTCTAATATCTCAGAAAATTCAAAATTCATTCTAATTCCATTCGTTTATAACTCTTCAAAATTTTTTCCTGCATCCCCTCAGCCTTCAAATTTCAGCCCTCAACTAATAGTTCATACCTAATACCTAATACCTAAATCCTGAACATATACTGAAAAATATCCTCGTGCTGGGCATAGATTTTCACATTAAGTTCGGCTGCAACTTTGGCAAGCTCCTCCTGAATTTCCTTCAGGTTTTTCGGCGAACTGGTGATGTCAATGATCATGATAAGAGTATAGAAATTTTGCATGATCTTCTGTGAAATATCCTGGAGATCTATTTCCATGGATGCGAGAGAGCCGGTAATTTTGGCAACAATTCCGGGTTTGTTCACTCCAAAAGAAGTAACTATTACCCTTCCCTCAAATTTTTCCTGAGAGCCGGGCGCTACATTCATAGAAGCAATTTCTTTTTCAACATAATCTCTTACCATATCGGGACTCGCATTTGCGCCCAATACATCTATTGCCTTGTTGGTTATTTCCCAAATCAACTGTTCTGAAATCTTCAAGGTTTTAGTCCTCTGTAATTAAATTGTAAAAATCGTAAATTCTCATTTTTTATTTCAAGGTTTCGGCGGTTTATATAATCAATTGTGTTCGAAATGTTGCCTCTGTAAAAACGAAACAGCACAAAATTGGCTTCAATAAGTGCATCGAAAAATCGCTCTGCCTTAAGGGCATCAACCACAAGATATACCCCAAATGCCACCCACCCCAATGAAAGGGCAGCATTTATATATTCACCGGCATACGCCTGACCTGCTCCCGGAATCAGAACCGAGAGAAGCAATCCCTTCGTTAGAGAAAGACTCCTCTCCTCCGCTGAATCACACAAAGCTGTCAAAAAACCTGATGAATCCGACAGTTCGAAGTGGTGCTTCGCCTCCTGCCAGTTACCCTCAAAAGCAAACCGCCACCCTTTCCAGTGCAGGAACGCGCTTTTTTTATCCGGGAAAACCTTTTCAAGAACGGCTATTCTGTCATCAAATTTTTTGAATTTTCTTTCCAGAATCAGCAACCTGAGTATTTCCTGCTCCGCTGAAATTGACTCATCCCTGTTCTTCCCGGCAACAGCCGCCATCTCAAAGGCGACTTTAGCTTCGGAGTATCTGCCCGTTGCTCTCAAAGCATACCCGGATATCATGTTTGATTCGAATCCAAACCGTCCGGAAGTGTCAAACAATTTTAATCTCTCGGCTTCGATGTATGCTTCAAGATATTTTTCAACCTTTAGCAGCGAATCGGCATAACCAAGTTGGCTTGCAAAATCGTTTGCCTGCCCATTTGTTACTTTTGACAATGTCAAAAATAACAAGAATTGAAGAAACAATGACCTTAAAATCACTCTCTCTCCAGAATCTTTTCCGCCGGTTTCAACGGTTTTTTACCGTAGTAGAAGTCAAAAAACTCCTTTTCCCTCATTTCCTTCTCATTCTGATTATATAAAGAAGCCGACACTATTGACCCGTAGATATTGCCGCCCTGGAAAAAGGCGGTAATCAAACCGAAAATAAATCCCCGCTGCATATATCCGTCTTTGAAATTTGAGTATGTCAGATATCCAAAAATACCGGTCAGAAGAAGACTCGCGGCGGCATCTCCGTATTCTCCGGTATAAACCCGACCCAAACCCGGGACAATTGCTGACAAAATTCCGGTAAACAAGGGTGATTTCGTTTTTGGGTCAATCCTTCGTTCAAGGTTGCTCAAGAGGAAATTTGACCCGTCCTCCCCAAACAGGTAAATGTTGTTCCTGTCCTCCTCATCAAAAATCCCCCGCTGAATATCAGTGAGAATCTTCAACTTCAAATAGTTTATCGAAAGGGAGCTGTCATTTACGATCTCAGGCAGTTTTACAGTTGTCCCGGCTCTGCCAGCCTCAAATTTCTCTTTATCGATGGCGTATGTTAAATGCGCCCTGAACGGCGACAAAAAATGTGAATCGTATTCACCCCGCTTAATCCGGGATAAATCGATGTAAAATTTTGAGGTGTCATTAAAAGAAGGAGTGGTTGAAAGCCGGTTAAATTCAATCTCCGCCTTGTCATAAAAGCCAAGGTCAAAAAGATGTTTGCTGAATTTATAAATGTTTTCAGGAGTGTGAAGCGAATTTTGTGCACAAACGGGAAATATCAGCAAAAAGAGCAGAATCGCTAATTTATTCAATTTATTTCCGTTTTATGTAACGGGATGGGGGGTCAATCAGGTAACCATATTTGTCAATGTGGTAATGCTTGTATTTATTGTCGAAACTTGTGTCCCTGATCAACCTGTCGGATGTCAACAACACAGCCTCAACTATATTTGTTTCTCCGAGTGCCTCGACAAAAAACCTTGAACAACTCGGGGAAAAGGGACAATTCTCGCCATCAGGTTCCGAAATAAAAAGGCGATATCCATTTACCAAAACTCTAAACACAACTTCAGGAACATCGCCTTTTATTTCATAATATTTCTTCTTTACAGGTATCTCTTCGGCATAATCAACCCTGACCGCCTCCCATGACTGCCCGTAAATAACTCCACAAAACAGCCAAACAAAAACTATCAGCCGGTTCATAAATCATAACTCATACCTAATACCTAATACCTATTTAAGCAGTTCTCTCGCAATAACCACCCGCTGAATTTCGGAAGTGCCTTCATAGATTTCGGTGATCTTGGCATCTCTGAGGTATCTTTCAACGAGGTATTCGCGAACATAGCCGTAACCGCCGTGAATCTGAATGGCTTCGAGAGAGCAGTCAACAGCGGCTTTAGAGGCGTAAAGTTTCGCCATTGCAGCCTGTTTTGTGTAGTCTTTTCCGGCATCCTTCAGGGCTGCAGCTTCAAGAATGAGAAGTTTTGCTGCTTCAACCTGTACCGC from Bacteroidota bacterium encodes the following:
- a CDS encoding MBL fold metallo-hydrolase, which codes for MSDTIKLVFTGSGSGKSSLNRFHSSFLIRSDSYNLLVDAGDGISRALLRLGIGFNEIDGILITHFHPDHFSGILSLLQQMKLGKKQLPVDIFVSKSNINFLKEMLAKSFLFEDRLSFALNFQKIETGKKVDFRGKFTVTALENSHLEKYREHGLKDSELKSYSLLISAANGEIFYTGDVGSSTDLELFEPDINSILITETTHVDMETVIELIKNNELKKVILTHIDTDDPSPLISKITAIHPDGLNKITIAHDGLIISV
- the miaB gene encoding tRNA (N6-isopentenyl adenosine(37)-C2)-methylthiotransferase MiaB, giving the protein MKKKQVYIETYGCQMNTADTELVMGILNNNGYDLADDVLSADVVFLNTCSIRENAEQRIYGRLGNLKTLKDKKPDMVVGILGCMAERLRKNLIEEKKLVDMVVGPDEYRRLPEFLDVVYSGGKGIGVKLSRTETYDDIMPYREEGLQAWISVMRGCDKFCTFCVVPYTRGRERSRSLESIVKEVEQLSMKGFREVSLLGQNVNSYDDNGSDFADLLAAVAGVDSGMRVRFTTSHPQDLSDKLLETIAGYDNLCNYIHLPVQSGSNRILELMNRTYTVEHYLNLIEKARKIIPGVSFSTDIITGFPTETLEDHLMTLELMDKVKYDGAYMFKYSPREGTKAYRMGDDVPEEVKTRRLQQIIELQQRHSLELNNLMIGKSERVLVEGFSKKSDKFFAGRTDTNKVAIFPVDENISTGDYVDIKIDRVTSATLFGEVVTVFEKYQASAV
- a CDS encoding APC family permease, producing MKQIKNLLLGKPQDLNNPDIFHKISLAAFLAWVGLGADGLSSSAYGPDEAFRALGGHTSIAIFLAVATAVTVIIISYSYTKIIEHFPHGGGGYVVATKLLGSSFGVISGSALIVDYILTITVSIASGTSQVFSFLPLEWHYNIVYVNSVVIVILILMNLRGVKESISILVPIFLLFVVTHIVVIFGSFFIHIDNIASTAGDVVKDFNESSTTLGIGGMFLLFANAYSRGAGTYTGIEAVSNGIQIMREPKVKTAKRTMFYMAGSLAFTASAILIIYLLAGVKTVEGKTLNAVMIESMGIGTWFVILTLVAEALLLFVAAQTGFIDGPRVMANMAIDSWLPHRFSSLSDRLTMQDGIILIGTAALLILWYTDGSVDALVTMYSINVFVTFSLTQLGMTLFWIKKKGSLPHWKKNLTIHIVAFILCFSILTIVVVEKFLDGAWLTVIITMGLVLFCALIKRHYFKVMKKVRGLSEILLDIPVADDKSKETASKTIDKNEPVAVLLVSGYGGLGIHSILQLLKKFPKFYKQILFVSVGVIDSGVFKGSDEMENIRKYTQANVDKYIKFANELGLVAESRISVGTDVADEGSKLCLKVAEDFPLASFFSGKLVFEKEKFYQRLLHNETGASIQKRLTLQGIPMTVLPIRVWEK
- a CDS encoding PFL family protein → MNFEFSEILETIMMSEVEHFDIRTVTMGINLRDCSDRNINVVTQKIYEKITRLAGNHVRNAESVEAAYGLRIANKRVAVTPVSFIGDSFSSEEYVKIAEAMDRAAMEIGIDYIGGYSALVQKGMTPGEKNFILSIPQALATTKKVCSSVNIGSTKAGINIDAVKLMAQVIKETAYITREKFSIGCAKLVVFCNAVEDNPFIAGAFHGITEGDATLNVGVSGPGVVLEALKGHKGASIQDIAEVIKKTAFKITRAGELVGRKVAEKDGVEFGIVDISLAPTPAEGDSIADILKEIGLEDVGAPGTTAALAMLNDSVKKGGLMASSSVGGLSGAFIPVSEDQGMISAAEKGHLTIEKLEAMTAVCSVGLDMVAIPGDTPVNTIAGIIADEAAIGLINEKTTACRLIPAYGKSVGESVDYGGLLGKAPIMPVKVLSADVFFGRGGRIPAPVRSLTN
- a CDS encoding ACT domain-containing protein, whose protein sequence is MKISEQLIWEITNKAIDVLGANASPDMVRDYVEKEIASMNVAPGSQEKFEGRVIVTSFGVNKPGIVAKITGSLASMEIDLQDISQKIMQNFYTLIMIIDITSSPKNLKEIQEELAKVAAELNVKIYAQHEDIFQYMFRI
- the yidD gene encoding membrane protein insertion efficiency factor YidD translates to MNRLIVFVWLFCGVIYGQSWEAVRVDYAEEIPVKKKYYEIKGDVPEVVFRVLVNGYRLFISEPDGENCPFSPSCSRFFVEALGETNIVEAVLLTSDRLIRDTSFDNKYKHYHIDKYGYLIDPPSRYIKRK